In Clostridium omnivorum, the DNA window TATTCATATTAAAGTTTGGATTACATTCAGTATAGTAGATCCAATCGCCTACAACACATATGCTGCTTGCGGTAGCGTTAGGTATTGGTACAGGATCTTCAGAACCATCAACCTTAAGCTTGTAAATGTTGTTATCTGTCTTGCTGACAAAATATATAGTATCATTTACAACGTTAATTGAAGAGGGTACTCCTAGCTTCAATTTTTTGAGTCCAGTTTCTCCATCTGGCATTGCTCTGTATATGTTAGAGGGAGAATTCCTAAATTCATTTGTATAGAACATCCAATTGCCCTGCTGAGCAGCCATACCATAATTGGACAAATTACCATTGGTATTGCCTTGTATGTTTGGTGTGGTATTTATTAGTGTTAAATCCTTTTTAGCATCCTTAGAAGACTTGTTATCAGCTGACTTATTATCAGTACCATTGCCAGTTGAATTAGAGTTTGTGGTGCTCTCTGCTGCTTTAGATGAGCTAGTAGCATTTCCATTTTTATTTTCGGTATTTTTTGAATTAGCTACATCAGTATTATTTACCGATGCATTTTTCGATTTAGTATTATAATTACGTACAGCAAAAGGAACAATTATTACTGCACAAATTAGAAGTCCGATGATTCGCTTTTTATTCATATCATTCACTCCAAATTTTAGAAAAATATGGTTTTATATATATTATATAAAATAATTTGGGTTTTGTATAGGGAAGAGAGTATAGTAGCTTGCCAACATTAAAAACAGATTAAAAATCATGCTTATAGCGATAATTTACAAGTATTTAATTGCTTGAAGTAGGTAGATTGGATATAATTATATTGTGTTTGTTGAAAATATGAAAACAAAGGAGAAGGCTAATGGTAGAAATGATAGTAAACTGGGCAATCGCAGTGCTCGGTAAAACAGGGTACTTTGGTGTAGCTCTTTTAATGGGACTAGAAAGTGCATGTATTCCAATTCCAAGCGAGGCTATACTGCCTTTTGGTGGATATTTAGCATCGTCAGCTTATACAGGTAATAAACTTAATCTTGTATGGGTAGTAATATGGGGAACAGTTGGTGGCACATTAGGGTCATTGTTTGCATATCTTCTTGGTGCTTATGGGGGAAGACCTCTTGTAGAAAAGTATGCTGAAAAGCTTAGATTAAATAGATCTCACATAGAGATGAGTGATAAGTATTTTGAGAAGTATGGAGAGAAAATAGCTTTTTTCTCAAGACTGTTACCTATAATAAGAACCTTTATTTCCCTTCCAGCAGGAATTGCTAAAATGGATTTAAAAAAGTTTTTAGCATATACTTTCTTTGGTTCTTTACTATGGAGTATAGTGCTTGGATATGCTGGATATATAATGGGTCAAAACTGGACCGTAATTCGTTCCTGGCTGCATATAGCTGACTATATTGTAGTTGCAGCAATAGTTGGATTAATTGTGTACTTTTATATTAAAAAGAGAAAGAAGAATAAGGCTAAGGCATAAAAAAACCCTGTGATTATGTAAATCACAGGGACTTTTTTTACCTAATTTAAGCTTCTGGCTTAACGGCTTCTATAGTAGCTGAAGCTTCAGCTTTAGATCCTTCTGCTGCTTGAGGCTTTGGAGCAGCAGCTGCAGGAGCTGGAGCTTTTGGTGCAGCAGGTTTTGGTGGTTCTACCTTATGAGTTTCAATAATATGAGAACTAGCACTGTGTCTTCTCTCGTTAGACATAGTTATAGCTTTCTTAGGGCATGCTGTAACGCATTCGCCGCAAATTATGCATCTAAAGGCATTTAGTTCCCACTTTCCATCTTTTCTATCTACTGTTATTGCGTCAGCTGGACATTTCTTTGCACATATAGAGCAAAGGATGCAAGCTGATGGATTTAAAACAATTCTTCCTCTTGAGCGCTCATAAGCGTCTCTTTCCTTCTCTATTGGATATAATCTAACTTTCTTTTTACCAAAAAAGTTTCTTGTAACTAATTCCAACATACTGGCCATAATTACACCCTCTTTCTATCTTTCAGTACAGCTGATACATGGGTCTATTGTAAGTGCTAGTATAGGTACATCTTGAAGGTTGCTACCTGGAAGCATTTTCAATAGAGCAGGTATGTTTTGGAAAGTAGGTGTCCTTATTTTTAACCTTTGTAAGTTCTTTGTACCATTACCTTTGATATAGTAAATAGCTTCTCCTCTAGGCTGTTCTATTCTAGAAATAGCTTCACCGTTAGGATTGCCTTTAACTGGCACTGCGATTTCTCCACTTGGAATCTTAGCAATACATTGTCTTATAAGGTCAAAGGATTGATATATGTCTCTAATTCTAACTATACATCTAGCATAGCTATCTCCATCTTTTTCAACTACAGGTTCAAAGTTTAAGTATTTGTACGCGCTGTAGCCTGTAGTTCTTAAATCCATATGAATTCCGCTGGCTCTAGCCATTGGTCCAACTACGGATATATCCTTTGCTTCTTGATAAGTAAGAGTTCCAACACCTACAAGTCTCTTTTTAACTGTATAGTTGTCAAAGAATACTTTTTCAACATCATGCATTTCTTTGTCTAATTCATCAATAGTACTTGAAATAATTTTAATGTGTTCCTCAGTCATATCCTTAGTAACTCCACCAACTTTATTAGCAGAGATTATAACTCTATTACCTGTAGTCATTTCCATTAAATCAAGGATTTTTTCTCTGTATCTCCATGTCTCCATAAATAAGCTTTCAAATCCAAAGGCATCTGCTAAAAGTCCAAGCCATAGGAAGTGACTTTGAAGACGTCCTATTTCTGCCCAAATAACTCTTAAGTATTCAGCTCTTTCAGGAATTTGAATATTCATAATATCCTCAATTCCTCTTACATAGGCCATTGAGTGCATAAAACTACAAATACCACAAACTCTTTCTACTATATATACACTTTGGTTAAAGTCTTTAAGTTCTGCTATTTTTTCTAGTCCTCTGTGTACATATCCAAGAGCAGGAAGAGCCTCTATTACTTTATCGTCGTCCATAACTAGTTTAAGCTGAAGTGGCTCAGGAAATACAGGGTGTTGAGGTCCAAATGGTATAACTGTTTTTGCCATAATTATTCTCCTTTCTGCTCTTGATTGTTATTTGCTAGAGGAGTTTTTGGACTATTAGATGCCAAGAACATATTTCCTCTATAATCTACAATAAGATCACTAAAGCTAAAACCAAATAAGTCTTGATATTCATTTTCAATTAGGAAAG includes these proteins:
- a CDS encoding DedA family protein codes for the protein MVEMIVNWAIAVLGKTGYFGVALLMGLESACIPIPSEAILPFGGYLASSAYTGNKLNLVWVVIWGTVGGTLGSLFAYLLGAYGGRPLVEKYAEKLRLNRSHIEMSDKYFEKYGEKIAFFSRLLPIIRTFISLPAGIAKMDLKKFLAYTFFGSLLWSIVLGYAGYIMGQNWTVIRSWLHIADYIVVAAIVGLIVYFYIKKRKKNKAKA
- a CDS encoding nickel-dependent hydrogenase large subunit, which translates into the protein MAKTVIPFGPQHPVFPEPLQLKLVMDDDKVIEALPALGYVHRGLEKIAELKDFNQSVYIVERVCGICSFMHSMAYVRGIEDIMNIQIPERAEYLRVIWAEIGRLQSHFLWLGLLADAFGFESLFMETWRYREKILDLMEMTTGNRVIISANKVGGVTKDMTEEHIKIISSTIDELDKEMHDVEKVFFDNYTVKKRLVGVGTLTYQEAKDISVVGPMARASGIHMDLRTTGYSAYKYLNFEPVVEKDGDSYARCIVRIRDIYQSFDLIRQCIAKIPSGEIAVPVKGNPNGEAISRIEQPRGEAIYYIKGNGTKNLQRLKIRTPTFQNIPALLKMLPGSNLQDVPILALTIDPCISCTER
- a CDS encoding DUF5050 domain-containing protein — translated: MNKKRIIGLLICAVIIVPFAVRNYNTKSKNASVNNTDVANSKNTENKNGNATSSSKAAESTTNSNSTGNGTDNKSADNKSSKDAKKDLTLINTTPNIQGNTNGNLSNYGMAAQQGNWMFYTNEFRNSPSNIYRAMPDGETGLKKLKLGVPSSINVVNDTIYFVSKTDNNIYKLKVDGSEDPVPIPNATASSICVVGDWIYYTECNPNFNMNTSVIGGINRIKTDGSNKAIIAPGPVQMLNIEEGFIYYLKADQGSGTIYRTSIETPNNNETKLSNSNVSKFIVDNHCIYFTISEDGLYKMNTDGSNKTKVINDGSILSFNIKDNLIYYTSPKEPSVIKKISTDGSKASNIAISALQDLQISFIVNLNIIDDYIFFNFSSGSNPEFARVKLDGTTSKIIK
- a CDS encoding 4Fe-4S dicluster domain-containing protein — protein: MASMLELVTRNFFGKKKVRLYPIEKERDAYERSRGRIVLNPSACILCSICAKKCPADAITVDRKDGKWELNAFRCIICGECVTACPKKAITMSNERRHSASSHIIETHKVEPPKPAAPKAPAPAAAAPKPQAAEGSKAEASATIEAVKPEA